A single region of the Sulfitobacter geojensis genome encodes:
- a CDS encoding superoxide dismutase has protein sequence MAFELPDLPYAHDALASKGMSAETLEFHHDKHHNAYVTNGNKAIEGTEWAGKSLEEIIKGTYDPSAVAQNGIFNNISQLWNHNQFWEMMGPGDNAMPSELEKAIVESFGSVDKMMSEFKAAGAGQFGSGWAWLVKDTDGGLKVTKTENGVNPVCFGQTALLGCDVWEHSYYIDFRNARPDYLSNFLDNLVNWENVASRL, from the coding sequence ATGGCTTTTGAACTTCCCGATCTTCCCTACGCCCACGACGCGCTTGCTTCCAAAGGCATGAGTGCGGAAACGCTGGAGTTTCACCACGACAAGCATCACAACGCTTATGTGACCAACGGCAACAAGGCGATCGAGGGCACTGAATGGGCCGGCAAATCGCTCGAAGAGATCATCAAAGGCACTTATGATCCCTCCGCCGTGGCGCAGAACGGTATTTTCAACAACATCAGCCAGCTGTGGAACCACAACCAGTTCTGGGAAATGATGGGGCCGGGCGACAATGCGATGCCAAGCGAGCTGGAAAAAGCCATCGTCGAGAGCTTTGGCTCTGTCGACAAAATGATGAGCGAATTCAAAGCGGCGGGTGCCGGACAGTTCGGTTCCGGCTGGGCCTGGCTGGTCAAGGACACAGACGGCGGTCTGAAAGTCACGAAAACCGAAAACGGCGTGAACCCCGTTTGCTTCGGCCAGACCGCGCTGCTGGGCTGTGATGTTTGGGAACACTCCTATTACATCGATTTCCGCAACGCGCGCCCTGACTACCTGTCGAACTTCCTCGACAACCTTGTGAACTGGGAAAATGTCGCCTCCCGCCTGTAA
- a CDS encoding sarcosine oxidase subunit gamma: MSEPMTALNGVSDTTGIATVTELGPRGMITLRGDMSAKPIVKAAVAAGGVTLPERGHCATEGSGGMAWMSPDELLILCDYDTVLDRLADLQGKLAKHHALAVNVSDARAMFQITGPHVRDVMAKLSPVDMHPDQFTGTMFRRTRIAQVPAAFWMPDEQTVQIICFRSVAQYVFDVLNMAAQAGSEVGYFGEA, translated from the coding sequence ATGTCTGAGCCAATGACCGCCCTGAACGGGGTCAGCGATACCACCGGTATCGCCACGGTAACCGAACTGGGACCGCGCGGCATGATCACCCTGCGCGGCGACATGTCTGCGAAACCTATCGTCAAGGCTGCCGTGGCCGCGGGCGGCGTCACGTTGCCCGAACGGGGCCATTGTGCCACCGAAGGCAGCGGCGGGATGGCATGGATGTCGCCGGACGAATTGCTAATCCTGTGCGATTACGACACGGTGCTGGACCGTCTCGCGGACCTGCAGGGCAAGCTCGCCAAACATCACGCCTTGGCGGTCAATGTATCGGATGCGCGCGCGATGTTCCAGATTACCGGCCCGCATGTGCGCGATGTGATGGCGAAACTTTCCCCCGTCGACATGCACCCGGACCAGTTCACCGGCACAATGTTCCGCCGCACGCGGATCGCGCAGGTGCCTGCCGCGTTCTGGATGCCGGATGAGCAGACGGTGCAGATCATTTGTTTCCGCTCGGTCGCGCAATATGTGTTCGACGTACTGAACATGGCGGCGCAGGCAGGGTCCGAAGTCGGGTATTTTGGCGAAGCTTGA